Proteins encoded in a region of the Malaciobacter mytili LMG 24559 genome:
- a CDS encoding sensor histidine kinase, with protein sequence MKNLTIKIKLILLFILIKVIPLLFIAYIAFQGVIKLDNYFSDSTKKLFLENKEIISNTANKAIDDSIKMLDKKSQLSLERLSYEIAKNVANFLYQRDEDILFLSKLNLNQKIIEDFYNSKQREVIEHGKYYYDEKSLSWKVNESIKSLKREKTNALLKDNEKEFNYTDPINLKRRVIPIYKEITYFDLKGQEIYKISQIDKKLKDISKKTNTYVNSEEYYKEIKKLKKEEIYVSDVIGESLKTKIIGRFTKESAKKAGIEFEPERYAYAGKENPVGKEFEGIVRFVTPVYKAEKKVGYVSVALDHKHIMQFTDTVDPTGKNPVQDIADASVGNYAFMWDYEGKNISHPRDYSILGYNPKTGEKNMPWLSSDVAEKFYNSKKDINEFLKDYPQFEEQSLEKKPNIKQIKEEGNVGLDCRYLNFAPQCQGWMQVTENGGYGSFIIYWSKVWKLTTAAAIPYYTGKYANSKRGFGFVTIGANVDEFHAAANETKKNVDEILLIQTESMHKSLEKNKNEIDKFVVQMLNELTITTAIMIILVIIIALWMSNYISKKIESLLLGTKMFAENKLDYRIEVHSNDEIGQLEKSFNDMAIKIEELIKEQKSLNETLETRVQKEIKKQREQEQLLIQQSKLAAMGEMIGNIAHQWRQPLNALGLVMQNIEFTYKMGELDDAYLEKAIKKTNNLTSNMSKTIDDFRNFFKPNKTKDYFNLNETLEKTISLVDSTFENYNIEIIKEFNKEEIEIYGFASEFSQSVLNILTNAKDAIIENNKKERKITVRTYTCDKKSIIEIEDNAGGIKENIIEKIFEPYFTTKEEGRGTGIGLYMTKTIIENSMNGKIFVKNIKNGANFTIEI encoded by the coding sequence ATGAAAAATTTAACTATTAAAATAAAACTTATTTTACTATTTATTTTAATTAAAGTAATCCCATTATTGTTTATTGCTTATATTGCTTTTCAAGGAGTTATAAAATTAGATAATTATTTTTCTGATAGTACAAAAAAACTATTTTTAGAAAATAAAGAAATTATTTCAAACACTGCAAATAAAGCTATTGATGATAGTATTAAAATGTTAGATAAAAAATCTCAGCTTTCTTTAGAGCGACTTTCATATGAAATAGCAAAAAATGTGGCTAATTTTTTATATCAAAGAGATGAAGATATTTTATTTTTATCAAAACTAAATCTAAATCAAAAAATAATAGAAGATTTTTATAATAGTAAACAAAGGGAAGTAATAGAGCATGGGAAATACTATTATGATGAAAAAAGCTTAAGCTGGAAAGTAAATGAGAGTATAAAAAGTTTAAAAAGAGAAAAGACAAATGCGTTATTAAAAGATAATGAAAAAGAGTTTAATTATACAGACCCAATAAATTTAAAAAGAAGAGTAATACCAATATATAAAGAGATAACATATTTTGATTTAAAAGGTCAAGAGATATATAAGATTTCACAAATAGATAAAAAGTTAAAAGATATATCAAAAAAGACAAATACATATGTAAACTCAGAAGAGTATTATAAAGAGATAAAGAAGCTAAAAAAAGAAGAGATATATGTAAGCGATGTAATAGGGGAGAGTTTAAAAACAAAAATAATAGGGAGATTTACAAAAGAGAGTGCAAAAAAAGCAGGAATAGAGTTTGAACCAGAGAGATATGCCTATGCAGGGAAAGAGAATCCAGTAGGAAAAGAGTTTGAAGGGATAGTAAGATTTGTAACACCAGTGTATAAAGCAGAAAAGAAAGTAGGATATGTAAGTGTGGCATTGGACCATAAACATATAATGCAATTTACAGATACAGTGGATCCAACAGGAAAAAATCCAGTACAAGATATAGCAGATGCAAGCGTAGGGAATTATGCTTTTATGTGGGATTATGAAGGAAAAAATATCTCTCATCCAAGAGACTATTCAATCTTAGGATATAACCCCAAGACGGGGGAAAAAAATATGCCCTGGCTAAGTAGTGATGTGGCAGAGAAATTTTATAATTCAAAAAAAGATATAAATGAGTTTTTAAAAGATTATCCACAATTTGAAGAACAAAGCTTAGAGAAAAAACCAAATATAAAGCAGATAAAAGAAGAGGGGAATGTAGGATTAGATTGTCGATATTTAAATTTTGCACCTCAATGTCAAGGGTGGATGCAAGTAACAGAAAATGGAGGATATGGTTCTTTTATAATATATTGGAGCAAGGTATGGAAACTAACAACTGCCGCAGCAATCCCATATTATACAGGGAAGTATGCAAATAGTAAAAGAGGTTTTGGATTTGTAACAATTGGTGCAAATGTTGATGAATTTCATGCAGCTGCAAATGAGACTAAAAAAAATGTAGATGAAATACTTCTTATTCAAACAGAAAGTATGCATAAGAGTTTAGAAAAAAATAAAAATGAAATAGATAAATTTGTTGTTCAAATGTTAAATGAACTTACAATAACTACTGCAATAATGATTATACTAGTAATAATTATTGCTTTATGGATGTCTAATTATATAAGTAAAAAAATAGAGTCTTTACTTTTAGGTACTAAAATGTTTGCTGAAAATAAATTAGATTATAGAATAGAAGTACATTCAAATGATGAAATAGGGCAACTTGAAAAATCATTTAATGATATGGCAATAAAAATAGAAGAACTAATAAAAGAACAAAAAAGTTTAAATGAAACTTTAGAAACTAGAGTTCAAAAAGAGATAAAAAAACAAAGAGAACAAGAACAATTACTTATTCAACAAAGTAAGTTAGCTGCAATGGGTGAAATGATAGGAAATATTGCCCATCAATGGAGACAACCTTTAAATGCTTTAGGTTTAGTTATGCAAAATATTGAATTTACATATAAAATGGGTGAATTAGATGATGCATATTTAGAAAAAGCCATTAAAAAAACAAATAACTTAACTTCAAATATGTCAAAAACAATAGATGATTTTAGAAACTTTTTTAAACCAAATAAAACAAAAGACTATTTTAATTTAAATGAGACTTTAGAAAAAACAATTTCTTTAGTAGATTCAACTTTTGAAAACTATAATATAGAAATTATTAAAGAATTTAATAAAGAAGAGATAGAAATATATGGATTTGCAAGCGAATTTTCACAAAGTGTTTTAAATATTTTAACAAATGCAAAAGATGCAATTATAGAAAATAATAAAAAAGAAAGGAAAATAACTGTAAGAACATATACTTGCGATAAAAAATCTATAATTGAAATAGAAGATAATGCTGGCGGAATAAAAGAAAATATAATTGAAAAAATCTTTGAACCTTATTTTACTACCAAAGAGGAAGGAAGGGGAACAGGTATTGGGTTGTATATGACTAAAACAATTATTGAAAATAGTATGAATGGTAAAATATTTGTAAAAAATATAAAAAATGGTGCTAATTTTACTATTGAGATATAA
- a CDS encoding GGDEF domain-containing response regulator yields the protein MKKINKELLSNITVLYVEDETMIREEVSFFFKKYIKNFYCATNGLEGIKLFNEVNPDIIITDIQMPKMNGLDMIKELNTNVPVIITTAYSDIEYFLKAIELKVQKFVIKPLDLIELVSSIQDCIITNNLQDKFFEKESLLKIINENVLLSIADKNGTIIDVSSAFCDFTGFSKGELVGQKHNLLKHEDTSDEFYKNMWQTILSGKIFESEIKNKKRNGEAYIANLTISPVFKDGEIVSFTTITQDITSKKRLEQLTIEDDLTKLYNRRHFNTVLEAEIKRIRREKSFLSFLIVDIDYFKKFNDMYGHPKGDQILKNVANILKKCVNRPTDYIFRLGGEEFGVLFSGLDIEQSMDFSKRIVEAIYEEQIEHLGNEIHGVITISAGLLVHSYHYIEDDEKVYKYSDDALYEAKHAGKNRVVLSKKSK from the coding sequence TTGAAAAAAATCAATAAAGAACTATTATCTAATATAACAGTATTATATGTTGAAGACGAAACTATGATTAGAGAAGAAGTTTCTTTTTTCTTTAAGAAATATATAAAAAATTTTTATTGTGCTACAAATGGTCTTGAAGGGATAAAACTTTTTAATGAAGTAAATCCTGATATTATAATTACAGATATTCAAATGCCTAAGATGAATGGCTTAGATATGATAAAAGAGTTAAATACAAATGTTCCTGTAATTATTACTACTGCATATTCAGATATAGAATACTTTTTAAAAGCAATAGAATTAAAAGTTCAAAAATTTGTAATTAAGCCACTTGATTTAATAGAGTTAGTTAGTAGTATACAAGATTGTATTATTACAAATAATTTGCAAGATAAGTTTTTTGAAAAAGAGAGTTTATTAAAAATTATAAATGAAAATGTATTATTGTCAATTGCCGATAAAAATGGAACAATAATTGATGTAAGTAGTGCTTTTTGTGATTTTACAGGCTTCTCAAAAGGTGAGTTAGTTGGACAAAAACACAATCTTTTAAAACATGAAGATACTAGTGATGAGTTTTATAAAAATATGTGGCAAACAATTTTATCTGGAAAAATTTTTGAATCAGAAATTAAAAATAAAAAGAGAAATGGTGAAGCTTATATTGCAAATTTAACTATTAGTCCTGTTTTTAAAGATGGTGAAATAGTTAGTTTTACTACAATTACACAAGATATTACAAGTAAAAAAAGATTAGAACAATTAACAATTGAAGATGATTTAACAAAACTTTATAATAGACGACATTTTAATACTGTTTTAGAAGCTGAAATAAAAAGAATAAGAAGAGAGAAGTCATTTTTATCTTTTTTAATAGTTGATATAGATTATTTTAAAAAGTTTAATGATATGTATGGACATCCTAAAGGGGATCAAATACTAAAAAATGTAGCAAATATTTTAAAAAAATGTGTAAATAGACCAACAGATTATATTTTTAGATTAGGTGGAGAAGAGTTTGGGGTATTATTTTCTGGCTTAGATATAGAACAATCAATGGATTTTTCTAAAAGAATAGTTGAAGCTATTTATGAAGAGCAAATAGAACATTTAGGAAATGAAATACATGGAGTAATCACAATTTCTGCTGGGCTTTTGGTTCATTCTTATCATTATATTGAAGATGATGAAAAAGTCTATAAATATTCAGATGATGCTTTATATGAAGCAAAACATGCTGGAAAAAATAGAGTTGTTTTATCAAAAAAATCAAAATAA
- a CDS encoding 2-isopropylmalate synthase: protein MDKNRIIVFDTTLRDGEQSPGCSMNTEEKIKVAKQLEKLGVDVIEAGFAAASPGDFDAVSRIAEQIEKSSICSLSRAVENDIKQAGLAVQRAKMHRIHTFIATSPIHMKYKLKMSEEEVIKRAIHAVEYAKTFVDDVEFSLEDAGRSEISFMKEVMDAVISAGARTINLPDTVGYRLPTELGAMVKELSDFAGNRAIISVHNHNDLGLATANTLAAVANGARQIEVTINGLGERAGNSALEEAVMAIKTRRDAFGDLYTNINTKEIYATSRLVATITGVEPQQNKAIVGKNAFSHESGIHQDGVLKHQETYEIMKPEDVGVIKDSTLILGKHSGRAAFRDKINQLGFDNVSDEELNSSFEKFKILADKKKEVTDDDVRMLITDESLNQDKIYELVGLQISDCSNGVPTAAVSIKYNDEILTDANIGNGTMDAIFKTIDRLTGYNGELQNYNVTSVTEGKDALAKVTTRVVFDETSPSFVGHGLSVDTMLATANAYVSALNSYLSQKQRLLKNKEHQV, encoded by the coding sequence ATGGATAAAAATAGAATTATAGTATTTGATACTACATTAAGAGATGGAGAACAAAGTCCAGGCTGTTCAATGAACACTGAAGAGAAAATCAAAGTTGCTAAGCAGTTAGAAAAATTAGGAGTTGATGTTATTGAAGCAGGATTTGCAGCAGCTAGTCCAGGGGATTTTGATGCTGTAAGTAGAATTGCTGAGCAAATTGAAAAATCATCAATTTGTTCATTAAGTAGAGCAGTTGAAAATGATATTAAACAAGCTGGATTAGCAGTTCAAAGAGCTAAAATGCATAGAATTCACACTTTTATTGCAACAAGTCCTATTCATATGAAATATAAATTAAAGATGAGTGAAGAAGAGGTAATAAAAAGAGCAATTCATGCAGTAGAGTATGCAAAAACTTTTGTTGATGATGTTGAGTTTTCTTTAGAAGATGCAGGAAGAAGTGAAATTTCTTTTATGAAAGAAGTTATGGATGCAGTAATTAGTGCAGGTGCTAGAACTATTAACTTACCAGATACAGTTGGATACAGATTACCAACAGAATTAGGTGCAATGGTAAAAGAATTAAGTGATTTTGCTGGAAATAGAGCAATTATTTCTGTACATAATCATAATGACTTAGGATTAGCAACAGCAAATACTTTAGCAGCAGTAGCAAATGGAGCTAGACAAATTGAAGTAACAATCAATGGTTTAGGTGAAAGAGCTGGTAACTCTGCTTTAGAAGAAGCTGTAATGGCTATAAAAACAAGACGTGATGCTTTTGGAGATTTATATACAAATATAAATACAAAAGAGATTTATGCTACTTCTAGATTAGTTGCAACTATTACAGGAGTTGAACCACAACAAAATAAAGCAATTGTAGGTAAAAATGCATTTTCACATGAAAGTGGAATTCACCAAGATGGTGTATTAAAACATCAAGAAACATATGAAATTATGAAACCTGAAGATGTTGGTGTAATTAAAGATTCAACATTAATTTTAGGAAAACATAGTGGAAGAGCAGCTTTTAGAGATAAAATAAATCAATTAGGTTTTGATAATGTAAGCGATGAAGAATTAAACTCTTCTTTTGAAAAATTTAAAATTTTAGCTGATAAGAAAAAAGAAGTAACAGATGATGATGTAAGAATGTTAATTACAGATGAGTCTTTAAATCAAGATAAAATCTATGAATTAGTAGGATTACAAATTTCTGATTGTTCTAATGGAGTTCCAACTGCGGCAGTTAGTATAAAATATAATGATGAAATTTTAACAGATGCAAATATTGGTAATGGAACAATGGATGCAATTTTTAAAACAATTGATAGACTTACAGGATATAATGGGGAGTTACAAAATTATAATGTAACTTCAGTAACAGAGGGTAAAGATGCCCTTGCAAAAGTTACAACAAGAGTAGTTTTTGATGAAACTTCACCATCTTTTGTAGGACATGGTTTAAGTGTTGATACTATGCTTGCAACTGCAAATGCATATGTAAGTGCATTAAACTCTTATCTTTCTCAAAAACAAAGACTATTAAAAAATAAAGAACACCAAGTATAA
- a CDS encoding DUF1538 family protein yields the protein MTQFNFFLKLLRESFRDLLPIIVVILFFQLAIIQTVPENWLSTAIGLTIVGVGLAIFLQGLEIGIFPVGEGLAREFAKNGTFIWILIFGFLIGFGTTIAEPALAVIADKAASISSGRIDATMLRLVVAGSVGFAILLGVYRIIKGHPIHFYIIAGYILVVGVTFFAPKEIIGLAYDLGGVTTSTVTVPLVAALGIGLATSIKGRNPVIDGFGLIAFASLTPMIFVQIYGIAVYNLVDAKQVSEVVVHATVSNVVTITPFSILSGIIAVTKDVLPILVIILFFQYIVLKKKINNLKTVFLGFALVIIGLYAFILGLEMGLFSLGETMAYQLTKGNSVLVIYAFSFAIGFSTTMAEPALMAIAKKAKEISDGKINDFALRLFVALGVAIGIALGAFRIVDGGHIHYYIIVGYIVVIILTFLAPRYIIPIAYDSGGVTTSTVTVPLVAALGIGLATNIEGRSALIDGFGLIAFASLFPMITVMLYGIIIEKLGVKSDTEIEAANILKDALVDAENMDLATVNIDGGNRRHSLPMDFSAVVIIVPADKKIDAIEAASKAGASGVTVLKADGIGLEGIGNFYRTSFEANDVLLLFLLPSGMVNKVIKSIIHTLHITTTGKGVAFAFPLSHMKGISLNRHDIFTYRKDHKNPENNLKSQEDEDKFNQELERELNDTSNNS from the coding sequence ATGACACAATTTAATTTCTTTTTAAAGCTTTTGAGAGAGTCTTTTCGAGATTTACTTCCAATTATAGTAGTAATTTTATTCTTTCAACTAGCAATTATTCAAACAGTTCCTGAGAACTGGCTTTCAACAGCAATTGGATTAACAATTGTAGGTGTGGGGCTTGCAATATTTTTGCAAGGTTTAGAAATAGGGATTTTTCCTGTGGGAGAGGGATTAGCCCGAGAGTTTGCTAAAAATGGAACCTTTATTTGGATTTTAATTTTTGGCTTTTTAATAGGTTTTGGTACTACAATTGCTGAACCAGCACTTGCAGTTATTGCCGATAAAGCAGCTTCTATTTCTAGTGGAAGAATAGATGCTACAATGCTTAGACTTGTTGTTGCGGGTTCTGTTGGCTTTGCTATTTTATTAGGTGTATATAGAATTATAAAAGGTCACCCAATACACTTTTATATAATTGCTGGTTATATTTTAGTTGTAGGTGTTACATTTTTTGCTCCAAAAGAGATAATAGGTTTAGCTTATGACTTAGGAGGAGTTACTACTTCAACTGTAACAGTTCCTTTAGTTGCTGCACTTGGAATTGGTCTTGCAACTTCAATAAAAGGAAGAAATCCTGTTATTGATGGTTTTGGTCTTATCGCTTTTGCTTCTTTAACTCCTATGATTTTTGTACAAATATATGGTATTGCAGTTTATAACTTAGTTGATGCAAAACAAGTTAGCGAAGTAGTAGTTCATGCAACTGTATCAAATGTAGTTACAATTACTCCTTTTTCTATTCTTTCTGGAATTATTGCTGTTACAAAAGATGTTTTACCAATTTTAGTAATTATTTTATTTTTTCAATATATTGTATTAAAAAAGAAAATTAATAATTTAAAAACAGTATTTTTAGGTTTTGCTTTAGTAATTATTGGATTGTATGCATTTATTCTTGGGTTAGAAATGGGGCTTTTCTCTCTTGGTGAGACAATGGCCTATCAATTAACAAAAGGTAACTCTGTACTTGTAATTTATGCTTTTTCTTTTGCAATAGGATTTTCAACTACAATGGCAGAACCAGCTCTTATGGCTATTGCTAAAAAAGCAAAAGAGATAAGTGATGGAAAAATCAATGATTTTGCATTAAGATTATTTGTAGCACTTGGAGTTGCTATTGGTATTGCATTAGGTGCTTTTAGAATAGTTGATGGTGGACATATTCACTACTATATTATTGTGGGATATATAGTGGTTATTATACTAACTTTTTTAGCTCCTAGATATATAATTCCAATTGCATATGATAGTGGAGGAGTTACTACATCAACAGTTACTGTTCCTTTAGTAGCAGCACTTGGAATTGGACTTGCAACTAATATTGAAGGAAGAAGTGCTTTAATTGATGGTTTTGGACTTATTGCCTTTGCTTCTCTTTTTCCAATGATTACAGTGATGCTTTATGGTATTATAATTGAAAAACTTGGAGTTAAATCAGATACTGAAATTGAAGCTGCTAATATCTTAAAAGATGCTCTTGTTGATGCAGAAAATATGGATTTAGCAACTGTAAATATTGATGGAGGAAATAGAAGACACTCTTTACCTATGGATTTTAGTGCAGTTGTTATTATTGTTCCTGCTGATAAAAAAATTGATGCAATTGAAGCTGCAAGTAAAGCAGGTGCAAGTGGAGTAACTGTTTTAAAAGCAGATGGTATAGGCTTAGAAGGTATTGGGAATTTTTATAGAACTTCTTTTGAGGCAAATGATGTATTGCTTCTTTTCTTACTTCCTAGTGGAATGGTAAATAAAGTTATTAAATCAATAATTCATACACTTCATATTACAACAACAGGAAAAGGTGTCGCTTTTGCATTTCCTTTAAGTCATATGAAAGGGATTAGCTTAAATAGACATGATATTTTCACATATAGAAAAGATCATAAAAACCCTGAAAATAATTTAAAAAGTCAAGAAGATGAAGATAAATTTAATCAAGAATTAGAAAGAGAATTAAATGATACAAGTAACAACTCTTGA
- a CDS encoding thioredoxin family protein: protein MIQVTTLDFITSKINTGEPVLIYFSGEMCSVCNVLKPKIQEEISKKFPKIEQFEVKADLYKQIASHFTVFSIPTILVFFDKKEFKRVGRNISISLFMQELERPYNLFI from the coding sequence ATGATACAAGTAACAACTCTTGATTTTATAACTTCAAAGATTAATACAGGTGAGCCTGTATTAATCTATTTTAGTGGCGAAATGTGCTCTGTTTGCAATGTTTTAAAACCAAAAATTCAAGAAGAAATATCTAAAAAATTTCCTAAAATAGAGCAATTTGAAGTAAAAGCAGATTTGTATAAACAAATAGCAAGCCATTTTACGGTATTTTCTATTCCAACAATATTGGTCTTTTTTGATAAAAAAGAGTTTAAAAGAGTAGGAAGAAATATTAGTATTTCTTTATTTATGCAAGAGTTAGAAAGACCATATAACCTATTTATTTAA
- a CDS encoding heme-binding domain-containing protein yields the protein MKRTLLIFLIVFVVMQFIRPTQQNAKTTKELELVASSEVMQIFQTSCYDCHSNSTTWPWYSQVAPFSWVIASHVENGRTALNFSTWQEYPKEKQEEKLKSIYKKIYASMPLESYTAFHKEAQLTKEQREFIREWTGVRK from the coding sequence ATGAAAAGAACTTTATTAATCTTTTTAATAGTATTTGTAGTAATGCAATTTATTAGGCCAACACAACAAAATGCAAAAACAACTAAAGAGTTGGAACTAGTAGCATCTTCTGAAGTTATGCAAATCTTTCAAACTTCTTGTTATGATTGCCACTCAAATAGCACTACTTGGCCTTGGTATTCTCAAGTAGCACCATTTTCATGGGTTATTGCTTCCCATGTGGAAAATGGAAGAACAGCATTAAACTTTTCTACTTGGCAAGAATATCCTAAAGAAAAACAAGAAGAAAAACTAAAATCAATTTATAAAAAAATATATGCTTCTATGCCTTTAGAAAGTTATACGGCTTTTCATAAAGAAGCACAATTAACAAAAGAACAAAGAGAATTTATTAGAGAATGGACAGGAGTGAGAAAATAA